A genomic stretch from Phycisphaerae bacterium includes:
- a CDS encoding methionine synthase — protein MFGEGLSITDGAWGTELHKLGLKPGESCERLNLEAPEMVVQVARSYVEAGSNVILTNSFQANPFVLERHGLADRAFEINKQAVELSRRAAGERARVFASMGPSGKMILSDEVTADQLIAGFVEQVKGLVAGRPDAIILETFADLDEWKLAARAVKDVTDL, from the coding sequence ATGTTCGGTGAGGGATTATCCATAACGGACGGTGCATGGGGTACGGAACTCCACAAACTGGGCCTGAAGCCCGGCGAGTCGTGCGAGCGGCTGAACCTGGAGGCTCCGGAGATGGTGGTGCAGGTGGCTCGCAGCTACGTTGAGGCGGGCAGCAACGTCATATTGACCAACAGCTTCCAGGCCAACCCCTTTGTCCTGGAGCGGCATGGGCTGGCGGACCGGGCGTTTGAGATCAACAAGCAGGCGGTGGAGTTGTCGCGTCGGGCGGCGGGCGAGCGGGCGAGGGTGTTTGCCTCGATGGGACCCTCGGGAAAGATGATATTATCGGACGAAGTGACCGCCGATCAGCTTATCGCCGGGTTTGTCGAGCAGGTCAAGGGGCTGGTGGCGGGCCGGCCGGATGCGATCATCCTGGAGACGTTCGCCGATCTGGACGAGTGGAAACTGGCGGCGCGGGCGGTCAAGGACGTCACGGACCT